A portion of the Mus pahari chromosome 17, PAHARI_EIJ_v1.1, whole genome shotgun sequence genome contains these proteins:
- the Dennd6b gene encoding protein DENND6B isoform X2 — protein sequence MEVPVVGPGPRQAGGGLGATRSTSSGRAARTAEMPWARFSAWLECVCVVTFDLELGQALELVYPSDFRLTDKEKSSICYLAFPDSHSGCLGDTQFSFRMRQCGGQRSLWQVDDRLYNNKAPLALQREPAHYLGYVYFRQVKDSSVKRGYFQKSLVLVSRLPFVRLFQSLLSLIAPEYFEKLAPCLEAVCNEIDQWPAPVPGQTLNLPIMGVVIQVRIPSRVDKLESTPPKQCDQENLLPAPVVLTSVHELDLFRCFRPVLTHVQTLWELMLLGEPLVVLAPSPDVSSELVLALTSCLQPLKFCCDFRPYFTIHDSEFKELTTRTQAPPNVVLGVTNPFFIKTLQHWPHVLRIGEPKMSGDLPKQVKLKKPSRLKTLDTKPGLYTSYTAHLHRDKALFKRLLKGIQKKRPWDVQSALLRRHLLELTQSFIIPLEHYMASLMPLQKNITPWKSPPQICPFRQEDFLRSLEHAGPQLTCILKGDWLGLYRRFFKSPHFDGWYRQRHKEMAQKLEALHLEAI from the exons ATGGAGGTGCCGGTGGTGGGTCCCGGACCTCGGCAAGCTGGCGGAGGACTAGGCGCGACAAGATCCACGTCCTCCGGCCGCGCGGCGCGGACGGCGGAGATGCCCTGGGCGCGCTTCTCTGCCTGGCTGGAGTGCGTGTGCGTGGTCACCTTCGATCTGGAGCTGGGCCAGGCGCTAGAG CTAGTCTACCCAAGTGATTTCCGGCTCACAGACAAGGAG AAAAGCAGCATCTGCTACCTGGCCTTCCCAGACTCGCACTCAG GGTGCCTGGGAGACACTCAGTTCAGTTTCCGTATGCGTCAGTGTGGGGGACAAAGGAGCCTCTGGCAGGTGGATGATCGGTTGTATAACAACAAGGCCCCCTTGGCATTGCAG AGGGAGCCAGCACACTACCTGGGCTATGTGTACTTCAGACAGGTGAAGGACAGCTCTGTGAAGAGGGGCTACTTCCAGAAG TCTTTAGTGCTGGTGTCCCGCCTGCCGTTCGTCCGGCTGTTTCAGTCACTCCTAAGCCTGATTGCCCCTGAATACTTTGAGAAGCTTGCACCCTGCCTGGAAGCAG TTTGTAATGAGATTGACCAATGGCCAGCGCCGGTGCCTGGGCAGACCCTGAACCTACCTATCATGGGAGTCGTCATTCAG gtGCGCATCCCATCCAGGGTGGACAAGCTAGAATCCACTCCTCCAAAGCAGTGTGATCAAGAG aaCCTGCTGCCAGCTCCAGTCGTCCTCACTAGTGTCCATGAACTGGATCTGTTTAG GTGCTTCCGGCCAGTGCTAACCCACGTGCAGACCCTGTGGGAGCTCATGCTTCTTGGGGAGCCCCTAGTGGTCCTGGCACCCTCTCCCGACGTGTCTTCAGAGCTGGTACTAGCCCTAACCAG CTGCCTCCAGCCTCTGAAGTTCTGCTGTGACTTCCGCCCCTACTTCACCATTCACGACAGTGAGTTCAAGGAGCTCACAACTCGAACCCAGGCTCC accaAACGTGGTCCTGGGAGTCACAAACCCTTTCTTTATCAAAACACTCCAGCACTGGCCTCATGTCCTTCGAATTGGGGAACCTAAGATGTCAG GGGACCTACCAAAGCAGGTCAAGCTTAAAAAACCCTCCCGGCTGAAGACCCTCGACACCAAGCCAG GCCTCTACACCTCCTATACTGCCCACCTCCACCGGGATAAAGCGCTGTTTAAACGACTGCTCAAG GGCATACAGAAGAAGCGGCCATGGGATGTGCAGAGTGCCCTGCTCAGGCGGCACCTTCTAGAGCTCACACAGAGCTTCATCATACCTCTG GAGCACTACATGGCCAGCCTCATGCCACTCCAGAAGAACATCACACCCTGGAAG AGCCCTCCGCAGATCTGCCCCTTCCGCCAGGAAGATTTCCTGCGAAGCCTGGAGCACGCGGGACCCCAGCTCACCTGCATCCTCAAGGGTGACTGGCTGGGCCTCTACAG GCGGTTTTTCAAGTCCCCCCATTTTGATGGCTGGTATCGGCAACGACACAAAGAGATGGCCCAGAAGCTGGAGGCTCTGCACCTGGAAGCTATCT AA
- the Dennd6b gene encoding protein DENND6B isoform X1: MEVPVVGPGPRQAGGGLGATRSTSSGRAARTAEMPWARFSAWLECVCVVTFDLELGQALELVYPSDFRLTDKEKSSICYLAFPDSHSGCLGDTQFSFRMRQCGGQRSLWQVDDRLYNNKAPLALQREPAHYLGYVYFRQVKDSSVKRGYFQKSLVLVSRLPFVRLFQSLLSLIAPEYFEKLAPCLEAVCNEIDQWPAPVPGQTLNLPIMGVVIQVRIPSRVDKLESTPPKQCDQENLLPAPVVLTSVHELDLFRCFRPVLTHVQTLWELMLLGEPLVVLAPSPDVSSELVLALTSCLQPLKFCCDFRPYFTIHDSEFKELTTRTQAPPNVVLGVTNPFFIKTLQHWPHVLRIGEPKMSGDLPKQVKLKKPSRLKTLDTKPGLYTSYTAHLHRDKALFKRLLKGIQKKRPWDVQSALLRRHLLELTQSFIIPLEHYMASLMPLQKNITPWKSPPQICPFRQEDFLRSLEHAGPQLTCILKGDWLGLYRRFFKSPHFDGWYRQRHKEMAQKLEALHLEAICEANIEAWMKDKSEVEVVDLVLKLREKLVRAQGHQLPVKEVTLQRAQLYIDTVIGSLPKDLQAVLCPP; the protein is encoded by the exons ATGGAGGTGCCGGTGGTGGGTCCCGGACCTCGGCAAGCTGGCGGAGGACTAGGCGCGACAAGATCCACGTCCTCCGGCCGCGCGGCGCGGACGGCGGAGATGCCCTGGGCGCGCTTCTCTGCCTGGCTGGAGTGCGTGTGCGTGGTCACCTTCGATCTGGAGCTGGGCCAGGCGCTAGAG CTAGTCTACCCAAGTGATTTCCGGCTCACAGACAAGGAG AAAAGCAGCATCTGCTACCTGGCCTTCCCAGACTCGCACTCAG GGTGCCTGGGAGACACTCAGTTCAGTTTCCGTATGCGTCAGTGTGGGGGACAAAGGAGCCTCTGGCAGGTGGATGATCGGTTGTATAACAACAAGGCCCCCTTGGCATTGCAG AGGGAGCCAGCACACTACCTGGGCTATGTGTACTTCAGACAGGTGAAGGACAGCTCTGTGAAGAGGGGCTACTTCCAGAAG TCTTTAGTGCTGGTGTCCCGCCTGCCGTTCGTCCGGCTGTTTCAGTCACTCCTAAGCCTGATTGCCCCTGAATACTTTGAGAAGCTTGCACCCTGCCTGGAAGCAG TTTGTAATGAGATTGACCAATGGCCAGCGCCGGTGCCTGGGCAGACCCTGAACCTACCTATCATGGGAGTCGTCATTCAG gtGCGCATCCCATCCAGGGTGGACAAGCTAGAATCCACTCCTCCAAAGCAGTGTGATCAAGAG aaCCTGCTGCCAGCTCCAGTCGTCCTCACTAGTGTCCATGAACTGGATCTGTTTAG GTGCTTCCGGCCAGTGCTAACCCACGTGCAGACCCTGTGGGAGCTCATGCTTCTTGGGGAGCCCCTAGTGGTCCTGGCACCCTCTCCCGACGTGTCTTCAGAGCTGGTACTAGCCCTAACCAG CTGCCTCCAGCCTCTGAAGTTCTGCTGTGACTTCCGCCCCTACTTCACCATTCACGACAGTGAGTTCAAGGAGCTCACAACTCGAACCCAGGCTCC accaAACGTGGTCCTGGGAGTCACAAACCCTTTCTTTATCAAAACACTCCAGCACTGGCCTCATGTCCTTCGAATTGGGGAACCTAAGATGTCAG GGGACCTACCAAAGCAGGTCAAGCTTAAAAAACCCTCCCGGCTGAAGACCCTCGACACCAAGCCAG GCCTCTACACCTCCTATACTGCCCACCTCCACCGGGATAAAGCGCTGTTTAAACGACTGCTCAAG GGCATACAGAAGAAGCGGCCATGGGATGTGCAGAGTGCCCTGCTCAGGCGGCACCTTCTAGAGCTCACACAGAGCTTCATCATACCTCTG GAGCACTACATGGCCAGCCTCATGCCACTCCAGAAGAACATCACACCCTGGAAG AGCCCTCCGCAGATCTGCCCCTTCCGCCAGGAAGATTTCCTGCGAAGCCTGGAGCACGCGGGACCCCAGCTCACCTGCATCCTCAAGGGTGACTGGCTGGGCCTCTACAG GCGGTTTTTCAAGTCCCCCCATTTTGATGGCTGGTATCGGCAACGACACAAAGAGATGGCCCAGAAGCTGGAGGCTCTGCACCTGGAAGCTATCTGTGAGGCG AACATCGAGGCTTGGATGAAGGACAAGTCTGAAGTAGAAGTGGTCGACCTGGTCCTGAAACTTCGGGAGAAGCTG GTGCGGGCACAGGGCCACCAGCTCCCTGTGAAGGAGGTGACACTGCAGCGGGCTCAGCTGTACATTGATACAGTTATTGGCTCCCTGCCCAAGGACCTGCAAGCAGTCCTGTGCCCTCCCTAG
- the Dennd6b gene encoding protein DENND6B isoform X3 has product MRQCGGQRSLWQVDDRLYNNKAPLALQREPAHYLGYVYFRQVKDSSVKRGYFQKSLVLVSRLPFVRLFQSLLSLIAPEYFEKLAPCLEAVCNEIDQWPAPVPGQTLNLPIMGVVIQVRIPSRVDKLESTPPKQCDQENLLPAPVVLTSVHELDLFRCFRPVLTHVQTLWELMLLGEPLVVLAPSPDVSSELVLALTSCLQPLKFCCDFRPYFTIHDSEFKELTTRTQAPPNVVLGVTNPFFIKTLQHWPHVLRIGEPKMSGDLPKQVKLKKPSRLKTLDTKPGLYTSYTAHLHRDKALFKRLLKGIQKKRPWDVQSALLRRHLLELTQSFIIPLEHYMASLMPLQKNITPWKSPPQICPFRQEDFLRSLEHAGPQLTCILKGDWLGLYRRFFKSPHFDGWYRQRHKEMAQKLEALHLEAICEANIEAWMKDKSEVEVVDLVLKLREKLVRAQGHQLPVKEVTLQRAQLYIDTVIGSLPKDLQAVLCPP; this is encoded by the exons ATGCGTCAGTGTGGGGGACAAAGGAGCCTCTGGCAGGTGGATGATCGGTTGTATAACAACAAGGCCCCCTTGGCATTGCAG AGGGAGCCAGCACACTACCTGGGCTATGTGTACTTCAGACAGGTGAAGGACAGCTCTGTGAAGAGGGGCTACTTCCAGAAG TCTTTAGTGCTGGTGTCCCGCCTGCCGTTCGTCCGGCTGTTTCAGTCACTCCTAAGCCTGATTGCCCCTGAATACTTTGAGAAGCTTGCACCCTGCCTGGAAGCAG TTTGTAATGAGATTGACCAATGGCCAGCGCCGGTGCCTGGGCAGACCCTGAACCTACCTATCATGGGAGTCGTCATTCAG gtGCGCATCCCATCCAGGGTGGACAAGCTAGAATCCACTCCTCCAAAGCAGTGTGATCAAGAG aaCCTGCTGCCAGCTCCAGTCGTCCTCACTAGTGTCCATGAACTGGATCTGTTTAG GTGCTTCCGGCCAGTGCTAACCCACGTGCAGACCCTGTGGGAGCTCATGCTTCTTGGGGAGCCCCTAGTGGTCCTGGCACCCTCTCCCGACGTGTCTTCAGAGCTGGTACTAGCCCTAACCAG CTGCCTCCAGCCTCTGAAGTTCTGCTGTGACTTCCGCCCCTACTTCACCATTCACGACAGTGAGTTCAAGGAGCTCACAACTCGAACCCAGGCTCC accaAACGTGGTCCTGGGAGTCACAAACCCTTTCTTTATCAAAACACTCCAGCACTGGCCTCATGTCCTTCGAATTGGGGAACCTAAGATGTCAG GGGACCTACCAAAGCAGGTCAAGCTTAAAAAACCCTCCCGGCTGAAGACCCTCGACACCAAGCCAG GCCTCTACACCTCCTATACTGCCCACCTCCACCGGGATAAAGCGCTGTTTAAACGACTGCTCAAG GGCATACAGAAGAAGCGGCCATGGGATGTGCAGAGTGCCCTGCTCAGGCGGCACCTTCTAGAGCTCACACAGAGCTTCATCATACCTCTG GAGCACTACATGGCCAGCCTCATGCCACTCCAGAAGAACATCACACCCTGGAAG AGCCCTCCGCAGATCTGCCCCTTCCGCCAGGAAGATTTCCTGCGAAGCCTGGAGCACGCGGGACCCCAGCTCACCTGCATCCTCAAGGGTGACTGGCTGGGCCTCTACAG GCGGTTTTTCAAGTCCCCCCATTTTGATGGCTGGTATCGGCAACGACACAAAGAGATGGCCCAGAAGCTGGAGGCTCTGCACCTGGAAGCTATCTGTGAGGCG AACATCGAGGCTTGGATGAAGGACAAGTCTGAAGTAGAAGTGGTCGACCTGGTCCTGAAACTTCGGGAGAAGCTG GTGCGGGCACAGGGCCACCAGCTCCCTGTGAAGGAGGTGACACTGCAGCGGGCTCAGCTGTACATTGATACAGTTATTGGCTCCCTGCCCAAGGACCTGCAAGCAGTCCTGTGCCCTCCCTAG